The Mycolicibacterium mucogenicum DSM 44124 genomic sequence TCCGCCAGACACTGGATTTGGCCTCGCGGTGACGGGCGAACGCTCACTGTCCTTCGGAGAGCAGGCCGCCGCCTACGAGCGGGGGCGCCCCTCGTATCCGCCGGAGTCCATCAACTGGCTGCTGCCCACCGGCGCCGTCGACGTCCTCGACCTCGGCGCCGGTACCGGCAAGCTGACCGTCCGACTGGCTGAGCGCGGTCTGGCGGTCACGGCCGTCGACCCCATCCCCGAGATGCTCGAGGTGCTCAGCGGGTCGCTGCCGTCGGTGCCGGCCCTGCTCGGCACAGCCGAGGAAATCCCGTTGCCCGACAACAGCGTTGACGCGGTCCTGGTCGCCCAGGCCTGGCACTGGTTCGACCCGGAGCGGGCCGCGGCCGAAGTGGCCCGGGTGCTACGGCCGGGCGGTCGGCTGGGTCTGCTCTGGAACATCCGCGACGAGCGGCTGGGCTGGGTCAAGGAACTGAACCGCATCATCGGCTGCGAGCACGACCCGTCGGCCGACTCGCTGTGCGGCGGCTTCACCGACATCGAGACCCACCGCTTCGAGTGGACGAGTTACCTGACGCCGCAAGCACTTCTGGACCTCGTGGCGTCACGGAGCTACTGCATCACCTCGCCCGCCGACGTGCGCCGCAAGGTGTTGGGCGAAGTGCGCGAATTGCTGAGTACGCACCCCGCGCTGGCCAACAGCACGGGATTGGCGTTGCCGTACGTCACGCACTGCGTGCGGGCGACGCTGGCCTAGGCACCCGGTTCGCCGGGGGCCAGAAATGTTCCGATGACCGCGGTACCCGGGCCGACCCGCGCTCCAGGCCCGGGGACCGCGGTCGTCGACAGCGCCCCGAGTTCCCCGCCGCATTCGGTGCAGACGGTCTTTGCCGTTGTGACACAGCCGCATTCGTCATGGACCAGTAGCGCCGGCGGCCCGTCCTCTCCGGCAGTCCACTTGTCACCCCACGCGAGCAGCGTCACGATCACCGGGTAGAGGTCGCGCCCCTTGTCGGTGAGTACATACTCGAAACGCGGAGGCGCGCTCTGATATTGGCGCCGCGCCACGATCGCGTGGCGCTCCAGGTCGTCCAGGCGCGCGGCGAGGACGTTCGACGCGATGCCGAGATCGCGGCGGATGTCCTCGAACCGGGCCATCCCCGCGAACAGGTCCCGCAGCACCAGGGCCGTCCATCGTTGGCCCACCACGTCGAGCGTCCGCGCTATCGAGCAGGAGATGTCGCCGAAGGACTGTTTGGACACCGCACCAGCCTAGTCCATTGCTTTCTGCAATGGACTCTGATTAGGTGGGTTGCAAATAACAAGCGACCCTCAGGGGGTTCTGATGACGACCAGCACCGATTCCGTCGCGATGTTCTGCGCGGCCACCCGCGGCGGCGAGGTCGACCGGTTCATCGCCGCCCTCGCCCCTGACGCCGAGCTGATCTCCCCGCTGTCCGGGCGCATGGTGTTCCGCGGCCGGGACGACCTGCGTGTCCTACTGACCGCGGTCTACGCCGGGATGCGAAACCTGGAGTGGGAGAATGTCATCGGCGACGGACACACGCGTGTCGCGGTGAGCCGCGGGCGCATCGCGGGACTCACCATCACCGATGCCCTGGTGTTCGAACTCGACGATGCCGGGTTGATCCGGCGGCTGCGCCCACACCTGCGGCCGTGGCTCGCGGTGACGGTCTTCGCCCTACTGCTCGGCCCCAGACTCGCCGCCCACCCGGGCGTCGCGCGCCGCGCGCTCAGGCGCTGATCTCGCCGGGACCGAACCACCGCTCCAGGGCCGCACGTAGGTCCTCGGCATCCGCCGCGGCGAATGCGTCTGCGGCCCAGGCGACATAGCCGTCAGGCCGGATCAGCATGGCAGCGGGCCCGTCGGCCATGGCGGCGACCACCGTGTCGACGCGGCGGTCCCATGGTGCGGCGACCGCGGCCACCGCACCGCCGGACAGGTCGAGCACCACGCCCCGGCCGCTGTGCAGAAGCTCGGTGAGCCGGCGCCCGTCGTCCAGCCTCTCGTCCGGCACCATGAACCCCGTCAGGCGGTGGGGGGTCCCGCCCATCTCATAGCGAACATCCGCCCCCGCCAGCAGTCCGGCCATGTGCGCGGTGACGTCGGGCAGCTGGAAGAGTTCATCGAGAAGCGTGCGTAAGGCGCGCACCTCGGGTCCCGGTGCAGTGAGGGCGATCTGGGCCAGTGAGTGCATCATGACGCGCTCGCCGACCGGATAGCGCTCGGACTCATAGGTGTCGATCAATTCCTCAGGCGCCCAGCCATTGATGACAGCGGCCAGCTTCCAGCCCAGGTTCAGGGTGTCCTGCAGACCGAGGTTCAGCCCGGGACCGCCCATTGCCGAATGCACATGTGCGGCATCACCGATCAGCAGAATGCGACCGGACCGGTAGGCGTCGGCCTGCCGGGTGTTCTGGCCGTCGACGCGGCGCCTGGCGAACGGACCGGGTCCGGCCGGCAGGTCGAACGGCACGTCGACCCCGAGCACTCGGCGCAGGCTCTGCCGCAGTTCGTCATACGTCAGCTCCCCCGGCGAGTCCTCCGACAGTGAGCCGAACTCGAGGGTGCCCAGCATCGGCGGATCGCCGTGTGCCTCGAAGAAGATGACCATGCCGGTGTCATAACGGTTGTGCCCGAACGGAATCCGCCCGAATCCCGGTACGTCGAGCTCGCCGTCGGGGCAGCGGAACTCGTCGGCGATGTGCACGTGCGCCAGCCGGGCCACCGTCGGGGACGTGTGTCCGGGAAAGCCGATACCCGACTGCTTGCGAACGGTGCTTCGGCCGCCGTCGGCACCCACCAGCCAATCGGCCTGCAGCACATAGGCGCCGTCGGGCGCGGCCACGTCGACGGTGACGCCGTCAGGCCCGGCCGACAACGCGGTCACGGCGTGTCCCCACCGCACCTCGACCCCGAGAGTCTGGGCCCGCTCGTACAGCAGCTGGACCAATCGGGGCTGCTTCATCAGCAGCGCCCGCATCGGATTGCTCTCGATGCCAACAAAATTCAGCGGCAGGCCGGAGAACATCCAGCCGTAAGCGGGCTGCGGCGCGTTGGGATCGCCCGTGAATGTCTGGTAGAGGCCACGCATGTCGAGCTGCCGGATCACTTGTCCGACAAGGCCGTTGGCCTTGGGCTCGTCGCCGGGCCCGGGCAGTGCGTCGAGCACGACGGGTTTGACGCCGGCGAGGGCGAGTTCGCAGGCCATCATCAGGCCGTTGGGTCCGGCGCCGGAGATCACGACGTCAGCGGGCATGCTCACTCCTTCGTTCTGTTCGGTTCAGGCAGCCCGGCGATCACGGCATCGAAACCCGCGCGCATCAGCTGCGTGATGGACACCGGCGGATCAGCGTTGGCGTACGCCTCCATCGCGGTATCTCCGACCGCGCGGACCACGGCCACCACCAGGCGCGGGTACATGTCGTCGGGGCCGAGGCCCGTTCGCTCGGCGATGGCCGCCACCCAGTCCCGATAGAGGATCTGCGGCACCGCGTTACGAACCTCGGTGCGCATCAGCAGTTTTCGGACTTCGACGAGTTCGCGGCGGTCCGGGATGAGGTCGGCACCCGTGATGTCGACCATCTCTTCTTCCAGCGTGCCCGTCACGGCCACGATGATCGACGTCCACAGCGGTTCGTCGGCCGGCCGCGACCGGAATGTCGCGACACTGCGCTGCATCCGCTCGGCAATGCGATAAGCCAGCGCCTCGTACTTGCCGCTGAAGTAGTTGTTGAACGTCCGTAGGGACACTCCCGCCAGCGCCGCGATCTCCTCGCGAGTGACGGCATCCAGCCCGCCGCGGTCGAACGCCAGCTGCAGCGCCGCGTCACTCAGCGCCCGACGGGTGTCGAGCTTCTTTCGTTCGCGCAGACCAGTTTCGGCTGATTCGGCCATGCCGCTACCGTACCGACAATTTTGCCCACCAGGCAAGTTTGCCTAGCGTGCAATTTTCTGCGAGTTGGCTGCCGCCACGCTGGTCACCCCTAGGGATTTGTGCACGATTTTCCGCGGCGACCGCGGAAAATCGTGCACAAATCCCCGCGGATCAGAAGGCGTAGGCGCCGAACCGGCCCCAGGCGACGAACAACGCCAGACCGAGCAGCACCACGTTGACCGCAACGTTGGGGTACTCCTTGCGACGGCCGTGCGTGACGATCGCGCCGACCATGACCGCCGCGAGGCCGACGGCGGCCAGCGGGGTGAGCACCGGGAGAATGTGCACCAGCGGCGGCACGATCAGGCCGATCGCACCGGCCACTTCGGCCGCGCCGATCCCGCGGATGGCGTTCGGGTCCACGTCGTCAAGTCCGCCCAGGCCCTGCGCAACCAGCTTCTCCTTGGACAGGACCAGCTTCATGACACCGCTTCCGACGAAGACGAAAGCCAGTACGCCGGCGACGATCCACAGCGCAGTGTTCATGTTGAGCTCCTCGGGTGATGTGGGGGCAAGCCTGAAACCAATAAACGGACTTTAGTCCGATTTATTCCCACATCGCATGCCGAGGAACTAGGCAGTCCCCAACGGGTTGATGGTCCACGCCACGTACAACATGACGGCACTGACCGACGCCGTCGTCGCGACGTCGATGATCCGGCTGCGCACGACGAGCAGCCCGGCGCGGTCATCGGTCAGCAGCAGGCGCATGACCGCGGCGATACCGACGCCGATCGCCATGACCAGCGCACCGCGGCGCCAATAGCCGCCGACCACCAACGCGAACGCCACCACGAAGAACACGCCCACCGACAGGATCGGCCATTGGCCGGCGAACACCTTGCGGGCGAATTCCTTTGCGGTCAAGACAGTTTCGCCTCTTCCGCCTCGACCACATTGGCCAGCAGGAAAGCGCGGGTCAGCGGTCCGACGCCTCCCGGATTGGGCGACACGTGACCGGCCACCTCCCACACGTCGGGGTGGACGTCGCCGGCGAGCTTGCCGTCGACACGGCTGACGCCCACGTCGACGACGGCCGCGCCCGGCTTGACCATGTCGGCGGTCAGCATGTGCGGGACGCCGACGGCCGCGATGATGATGTCCGCCTGCCGGGTCAGCGCCGGCAGATCACGGGTTCCGGTGTGGCACAACGTCACTGTCGCGTTCTCCGAACGTCGCGTGAGGAGCAGGCCCATCGGCCGGCCCACGGTGACGCCGCGGCCGATCACCACGACGTGCGCGCCGGCGATCGGTACCTCGAAGCGACGCAGCAGGTGCACGATGCCGCGCGGCGTGCACGGCAGCGGTGCGGGCTCGTTCAGCACCAGCCGACCCAGGTTGGTCGGGTGCAGACCGTCGGCGTCTTTGTCAGGGTCGATGCGCTCCAGCGCGGCGTTCTCGTCGAGGTGCTTGGGCAGCGGCAACTGCACGATGTAGCCCGTGCACTCCGGGTTGGCGTTCAGCTCGTCGATGACGGCGTTCAACTCGGCCTGGCTGATGTCGGCAGGCAGGTCCCGGCGGATCGAGTTGATGCCGACCTTGGCGCAGTCGGCGTGCTTGCCGCGCACGTAGGCGTGAGAGCCGGGGTCGTCACCGACCAGGACTGTGCCGAGACCCGGCGTCCGGCCGGCGGCGGTCAGCGCCGCCACCCGCTTCGTCAGGTCAGTGAAGATCTCGTCGCGTGTGGCCTTGCCGTCCAGCGTGATTGCACCCACGGCGAACATTGTGTCAGGCCCGCGGGAACACCCGTTGACACCACCCAAGACAGCGTGGTCAGCTGCCGAATGTGAACACCCAGCCCAATGTGTCCACTGACGTTTTCAGTGAAGCCAAGCTCGGTCCGATCACGTTGCGTAATCGGATCATCAAGGCGGCGACGTTCGAGGCTGCGACCCCGGATGCGCTGGTCACCGACGATTTGATCCGCTATCACCGGTTGCCGGCCGCGGGTGGGGTGGGGATGACGACGGTGGCCTATTGCGCGGTGTCCCCGGGTGGGCGTACCGATGGGTGGCAGTTGTGGATGCGCCCGGAGGCGATCCCCGGCCTCCGAAAGCTCACCGACACCATTCATGGCGAGGGGGCGGCGATCAGCGCGCAGATCGGGCATGCCGGCCCGGTCGCCAACGCGCGCACCAACAAGGCCACCGCGCTGGCGCCGGTGCGGTTGTTCAACCCACTGTCGATGCGCTTCGCGCGCAAGGCCACCCGCGCCGATATCGACGCGGTGATGGCCGCGCACGCGGGCGCCGCCCGGTTGGCGATCGAGGCCGGGTTCGACGCTGTCGAGGTGCACCTGGGCCACAACTACTTCGCGTCCTCGTTCCTGTCGCCGCTGATCAACAAGCGCCGCGACGAGTTCGGTGGCTCGCTGTACAACCGCGCCAAGGTCGCCCGCGGCACGGTGCAGGCGGTGCGCGAGGCCGTCGGGGATCAGATCGCGGTGATCGCGAAACTCAACATGAGCGACGGCGTGCGGGGCGGCATCCCGATGGAGGAGTCGCTGCAGACCGCGAAATGGCTGCAAGAGGATGGCGCGCTGGATGCGCTGGAGCTGACCGCGGGCAGTTCGTTGGTCAATCCGATGTACCTGTTCCGCGGTGATGCGCCGGTCAAGGAGTTCGCGGCGAACTTCACACCGCCGATCAGCTGGGGCATCCGGATGAGCGGGCACAGGTTCTTCCGCGAGTACCCCTATCAGGAGGCCTACCTGCTGCAGCAGGCTCGCCAGTTCCGCGCCGAACTCACGATGCCGCTGATTCTGTTGGGTGGCATCACCAACCGGGAAACCATGGACCTGGCCATGGCCGAGGGTTTCGAGTTCGTCGCGATGGGCCGGGCCCTGCTCGCCGAACCGGACCTGCTCAACCGGATTCAAGCCGACAGGACGGTGAAATCGGGCTGCACACACTGCAATCTGTGCATGCCCACCATCTACAGCCAGACCCACTGCGTCGTGACCGGCAAGCCCTACTGATCCGGCTGGTCCCCAGGAAAGTCCCCGGCAACGGATAGAGTTGCCCTCGATGACTGGACCAGCCGCACTGCCAGCGCTCACCGTTCGCCATGACGCCACCACGCGCACGT encodes the following:
- a CDS encoding class I SAM-dependent methyltransferase translates to MTGERSLSFGEQAAAYERGRPSYPPESINWLLPTGAVDVLDLGAGTGKLTVRLAERGLAVTAVDPIPEMLEVLSGSLPSVPALLGTAEEIPLPDNSVDAVLVAQAWHWFDPERAAAEVARVLRPGGRLGLLWNIRDERLGWVKELNRIIGCEHDPSADSLCGGFTDIETHRFEWTSYLTPQALLDLVASRSYCITSPADVRRKVLGEVRELLSTHPALANSTGLALPYVTHCVRATLA
- a CDS encoding winged helix-turn-helix transcriptional regulator, with the protein product MSKQSFGDISCSIARTLDVVGQRWTALVLRDLFAGMARFEDIRRDLGIASNVLAARLDDLERHAIVARRQYQSAPPRFEYVLTDKGRDLYPVIVTLLAWGDKWTAGEDGPPALLVHDECGCVTTAKTVCTECGGELGALSTTAVPGPGARVGPGTAVIGTFLAPGEPGA
- a CDS encoding nuclear transport factor 2 family protein, translated to MTTSTDSVAMFCAATRGGEVDRFIAALAPDAELISPLSGRMVFRGRDDLRVLLTAVYAGMRNLEWENVIGDGHTRVAVSRGRIAGLTITDALVFELDDAGLIRRLRPHLRPWLAVTVFALLLGPRLAAHPGVARRALRR
- a CDS encoding FAD-dependent monooxygenase: MPADVVISGAGPNGLMMACELALAGVKPVVLDALPGPGDEPKANGLVGQVIRQLDMRGLYQTFTGDPNAPQPAYGWMFSGLPLNFVGIESNPMRALLMKQPRLVQLLYERAQTLGVEVRWGHAVTALSAGPDGVTVDVAAPDGAYVLQADWLVGADGGRSTVRKQSGIGFPGHTSPTVARLAHVHIADEFRCPDGELDVPGFGRIPFGHNRYDTGMVIFFEAHGDPPMLGTLEFGSLSEDSPGELTYDELRQSLRRVLGVDVPFDLPAGPGPFARRRVDGQNTRQADAYRSGRILLIGDAAHVHSAMGGPGLNLGLQDTLNLGWKLAAVINGWAPEELIDTYESERYPVGERVMMHSLAQIALTAPGPEVRALRTLLDELFQLPDVTAHMAGLLAGADVRYEMGGTPHRLTGFMVPDERLDDGRRLTELLHSGRGVVLDLSGGAVAAVAAPWDRRVDTVVAAMADGPAAMLIRPDGYVAWAADAFAAADAEDLRAALERWFGPGEISA
- a CDS encoding TetR family transcriptional regulator, whose translation is MAESAETGLRERKKLDTRRALSDAALQLAFDRGGLDAVTREEIAALAGVSLRTFNNYFSGKYEALAYRIAERMQRSVATFRSRPADEPLWTSIIVAVTGTLEEEMVDITGADLIPDRRELVEVRKLLMRTEVRNAVPQILYRDWVAAIAERTGLGPDDMYPRLVVAVVRAVGDTAMEAYANADPPVSITQLMRAGFDAVIAGLPEPNRTKE
- a CDS encoding DoxX family protein, coding for MNTALWIVAGVLAFVFVGSGVMKLVLSKEKLVAQGLGGLDDVDPNAIRGIGAAEVAGAIGLIVPPLVHILPVLTPLAAVGLAAVMVGAIVTHGRRKEYPNVAVNVVLLGLALFVAWGRFGAYAF
- a CDS encoding DUF3017 domain-containing protein encodes the protein MTAKEFARKVFAGQWPILSVGVFFVVAFALVVGGYWRRGALVMAIGVGIAAVMRLLLTDDRAGLLVVRSRIIDVATTASVSAVMLYVAWTINPLGTA
- a CDS encoding bifunctional methylenetetrahydrofolate dehydrogenase/methenyltetrahydrofolate cyclohydrolase; this translates as MGAITLDGKATRDEIFTDLTKRVAALTAAGRTPGLGTVLVGDDPGSHAYVRGKHADCAKVGINSIRRDLPADISQAELNAVIDELNANPECTGYIVQLPLPKHLDENAALERIDPDKDADGLHPTNLGRLVLNEPAPLPCTPRGIVHLLRRFEVPIAGAHVVVIGRGVTVGRPMGLLLTRRSENATVTLCHTGTRDLPALTRQADIIIAAVGVPHMLTADMVKPGAAVVDVGVSRVDGKLAGDVHPDVWEVAGHVSPNPGGVGPLTRAFLLANVVEAEEAKLS
- a CDS encoding NADH:flavin oxidoreductase translates to MNTQPNVSTDVFSEAKLGPITLRNRIIKAATFEAATPDALVTDDLIRYHRLPAAGGVGMTTVAYCAVSPGGRTDGWQLWMRPEAIPGLRKLTDTIHGEGAAISAQIGHAGPVANARTNKATALAPVRLFNPLSMRFARKATRADIDAVMAAHAGAARLAIEAGFDAVEVHLGHNYFASSFLSPLINKRRDEFGGSLYNRAKVARGTVQAVREAVGDQIAVIAKLNMSDGVRGGIPMEESLQTAKWLQEDGALDALELTAGSSLVNPMYLFRGDAPVKEFAANFTPPISWGIRMSGHRFFREYPYQEAYLLQQARQFRAELTMPLILLGGITNRETMDLAMAEGFEFVAMGRALLAEPDLLNRIQADRTVKSGCTHCNLCMPTIYSQTHCVVTGKPY